A segment of the Streptomyces sp. L2 genome:
TTCGGCGGTGCTGTTGGCGACGTGCCGGACAGCCGCGCCCGCCTTCTCCGCCTGTGCGGCCGCCGTGCCGTCGCCGTCGGCGACGTTGACGACGAGCTGTTTCTTCGCGTCGTCGTAGTAGGTGCCGGCGATCGAGTCGCCGAGCGTCTTCTGCAACCGGGCGGCGAGGTCCGAGGCGTCAGCGGCCTTCAGGGTCCGGGCGGTGCCGCCGGCGTTCGAGGCCTTGCCCTGGTCCTGTGAGGCCATGGCGTTGGGCAGCAGGAGTGCCGCCGCTCCGAGCGCCGCGACGCCGCCCACCGCTATCGCGGCCTTGCGCTTGGGCATTCGCTTGTGACTCAACTTCTCGACCTCCTGGGGACGGGGGTCTGCCGCTGTCGGCAGGTGATCGGGGGCGCCTGGATGGCTGTAGGTACGGGCGGTTCGCGTGGCGCGTTCAACGCGGGGCGTCAACTCCCGTCCCACGGAGGCGAATCAGCCGCGCACCGAAGAGCCCTCGCCCGACACGTTCGGCTACCGATCGGTAACGGTCGGTTCCGGACACGTACCGGAATCCCGGCTTCAGCGAATCTGCACATCGAATGCCCAAGCGGGTCACGGCGGCCAGGGGATCTGCACATCCGCGCGCCCCTCAAAACGCCTTTGGGGCGGAGTGCCGGATTCCGCCTCCGCTGGGCAAGGGGCGTGCCGTACCGATGCCGTGCGGCTTGTGAAGGAGTCGCCGACATGCCGTGCGCACACCTGCACGGTTAGGTGGCTCCCGGAGCCAAGTGTGCTGGTGAGAGCCCTGTTTGAGTGGAAGGGGGCCGCGCGTGCGTGCTTTGATCCTTCGCATCGCGGGGGCCGCTGCGGGCCCCGGAGACGGGTGCCCGGCACCCGCGTTCGCGGCCGTCCGTCTGTCCCCAGAGGGGGCCGCTCCCCCCTTGTGAAATATCCATACGAAGGGAAGTTCCACCATGAACTCCACCCCCCAGGTCGAGACCGCCGAGATCTCGGACGCCGCCCTTGACGGCATCTCCGGCGGTCTCTCCGTGAACGCCCTCAACACCGCCACCGGCGCCCTGAACGGCGTTGCCCCGGTCGCCGGCCTGGCGGACACGCTCGTCGGCACCGTCGAGGGTGTCACCGGCCTGAACGTCCAGCCGGTCACCAACCTGGTCGCCGGTCTCTGACCGCACCGAGGTGTCACCGCGGGTCCCGGAGCCGTCCCTCGGCTCCGGGGCTCTCGGATGCCCGCACACATGCCGTGACGTCGTCTCTCCCCGGGTGAGGGAAGTTCCGTGCAGTTCCGCCAACAGGCCCTCGCCAAACTCCAGTCGCCGGAAGAACTGGATCTTCCCGTGCGGCTGGCCCGCCCGCAGGGGTGGCTCGCGCTGGCCGTCACCGTCGTGGTGATGGCGGCCGCCACCGTGTGGGCGCTGACCGGTTCGGTCGCCTCCACCGTGAGCGCGCCGGCCGTTCTCACGCACGGGCAGGGCAGCTATGTGCTCCAGAGCCCCGTGTCCGGGCAGGTGACGGCCGTGCTCGCCCAGCAGGGCGAGCGGCTGGCCGCCGGCGCCCCAGTCGTCAAGGTCCGTACCGCGCAGGGCGATTCGATGGTCCGCACGGTCGCCGCCGGCCGGGTCACCGCGCTCGCCGCCACCATCGGGCAGATCGTGCGCACCGGCACCGCCGTGGCCGCGGTCGAGAAGGTCGCGCACGCTTCCGACCCGCTGTACGCGACGGTGTACGTCCCCGCCGAGAACGCCGCCTCGATCCCCGCGCACGCCGCCGTGGACCTCACCGTGCCCTCGGTGTCCACGCAGCGGTACGGCGTGCTGCGCGGGCACGTGAAGTCGGTGGACCGCGCGGCCCAGTCCGCCCAGTCGATCTCCGCGTTCCTCGGCGACAGTCAGCTCGGCGAGCAGTTCACCCGCAAGGGGCGCCCGGTCGCCGTCCTGGTCTCGCTGGACCGGTCGGCGTCGACGAAGAGCGGCTACCGCTGGTCGTCCGCGGACGGACCGCCGTACCGGCTGGACTCCATGACCCTGGCCTCCGGTTCGGTCAAGCTGGCCGACCAGCGCCCCGTCGACTGGCTGCTCCCGTGACCGCCGCGCAGGAGACCGGTGGCCGCAGACGCGCCGCCCCGGCCAAGCGGCAGGTCCCCCGGCCCCGCGGCCGCGCTGTGCGCACACCCACCGTGCTGCAGATGGAGGCCGTCGAGTGCGGCGCCGCCTCGCTCGCGATGGTGCTCGGCCACTACGGCCGGCACGTCCCGCTGGAGGAGCTGCGCATCGCCTGCGGCGTCTCCCGGGACGGCTCGCGCGCCAGCAACCTGCTGAAGGCGGCCCGCGGTTACGGCCTCACCGCCAAGGGCATGCAGATGGACCTGGCCGCCCTCGCCGAGGTGCGCGGGCCGGCCATCCTGTTCTGGGAGTTCAACCACTACGTCGTCTACGACGGCATGGGGCGCCGCTTCGGCCGGCGCGGCGTGTACGTCAACGACCCCGCCAAGGGCCGCCGGTTCGTGCCCATGGAGGAGTTCGACGGCAGCTTCACCGGCGTCGTGCTGGTGCTGGAGCCCGGTGACAGCTTCACCCGGGGCGGGCGCAGGCCGGGCGTGCTCGGCGCGATGCCGGCCCGGCTGCGCGGCACCGCGGGCGCCCTGCCCGCCGCGGTGCTGGCCAGCCTGCTGCTGGTCGGGGTGGGCGCCGCGCTGCCCGCGCTCAGCCGCACCTACATCGACCTGTTCCTGCTCGGCGGCCAGACCTCGCTGCTGGGCGTGCTGTTCGCCTCGATGGCCACGTGTGTGCTGCTCACGCTGGCCCTGACCTGGCTGCAGCAGGCCAATCTGCTGCACGGCCGGATCATCTCCTCGACCCTGTCCAGCGCCCGCTTCCTGCGCCATCTGCTGCGGCTGCCGGTGACGTTCTTCGCCCAGCGCTCCCCCGCCGACCTGGTGCAGCGCCTGCAGTCCAACGACCAGGTCGCCGAGACCCTGGCCCGCGACCTCGCGGCGGCCGGCGTCGACGCGATCGTCGTCGTGCTGTACGCGGTGCTCCTCTACACCTACGACCCGCAGCTGACGTTCCTCGGCATCGGCGTGGCCCTGCTGAACGTGGTGGCGATGCGCATAGCCGTACGGCTGCGCGCGACCCGGACGGCCAAGCTGCGCGCGGACACGGCCCGGCTCACGAACACGTCGTACACGGGTCTGCAGCTGATCGAGACGATGAAGGCGACCGGCGGCGAGGACGGCTACTTCCGCAAGTGGGCCGGGCAGCACGCCACCACGCTGGAGGAGCAGCAGCGGCTCGGGGTGCCGAGCGCCTGGCTGGGCGTGGTCGCGCCGACGCTGGCGACGTTCAACAGCGCGCTGATCCTGTGGATCGGCGGGATGCGGGCGGTGGAGGGGCACATCTCGGTCGGTCTGCTGGTCGCCTTCCAGGCGCTGGTCACCCGGTTCACCGCGCCGCTGACCCGGCTCAACGGGGTCGCGGGCCGCATCCAGGACTTCGCCGCCGACGTGGCCCGGCTGAAGGACGTGGAGAACTTCCAGGCCGACCCGCTCTACGCCCGCCCCGGCGCCGGCGACTCGACGCGCCGGCTGCACGGGCACGTCGAGCTGGAGAACATCGCCTTCGGGTACAGCCCGCTGGACCAGCCGCTGCTGACCGGGTTCGACCTGACGGTGGGTCCGGGTCAGCAGGTGGCGCTGGTCGGCGGCTCGGGCAGCGGCAAGTCGACGGTGTCCCGGCTGATCTCCGGCCTGTACACGCCGTGGGACGGGGTGATCCGGATCGACGGCCGCCGGCTGGAGGACATCCCGCGCGGCGCGCTGGCGGCCTCCGTGTCCTTCGTCGACCAGGACGTGTTCCTCTTCGAGGGCTCGGTCCGCGACAACGTGGCGCTGTGGGACCCGTCGGTCCCGGACGAGGCCGTGGTGGAGGCGCTGAGGGACGCGGCGCTGTACGACGTGGTGACGCGTCGGCCCGGCGGCATCCACAGCCCGGTCGAGCAGGACGGCCGGAACTTCTCCGGCGGGCAGCGCCAGCGCCTGGAGATCGCCCGCGCGCTGGTGCGCCGCCCGAGCATCCTGGTGCTGGACGAGGTGACCAGCGCGCTGGACGCGGAGACCGAGCAGGTCGTGATGGACAACCTGCGGCGGCGCGGCTGCGCCTGTGTGGTCATCGCGCACCGGCTGAGCACGGTCCGCGACAGCGACGAGATCGTCGTGCTCCAGCACGGCACGGTCGTCGAACGCGGGCGGCACGAGGAGCTGGTGGCGCGCGGCGGCGCGTACGCGGCGCTGGTCAGGGAGCGGTGAGATGACGTCGGTTCAGGAGGGGTACGACGGCGACCTCGTGCTCGGCGCGCTCGGTGCGCTGGGCACGCGCGTCGACTGCGCCGGGTTCACCCGCGTCGACCTGGAGGGTCCGCAGGTGCTGTGGCTGGTCGCGGCCGGCGCGCTGGACCTGTTCGCGGTGGACGCCGCCGAGCAGGGCCACTGGCACCACCTGGGCCGGCTGGAGGCGGGCGCGCTGCTGCTCGGCCCGGTCGCCGGGCCCCGGCACACCCTGGTCGCCCGCCCGGTGCGGGACTGCGTGCTGCACCGGGTCAACCTGCGCGAGCTGTACCAGCCGGCCCACACCCAGACCTGGTCGTACGACGAGTACGGCAACCCGCAGTACGTGCCGCCGGCGACGAGCCCGCTGGAGTACGCCGTCGCCCTGGGCGTGGGCCGCGGCCTCTCCGTCCTCTTCCAGGCGCCGATGGCCGAGGAGCGGACGGCGGCGCCCTCCGACGACGACGTGTTCTGGATGCAGGTCCCGCCGGGCAGCGTGCAGTACGGCTCGGTCTACGGCGCGGAGGCCGCGGCCGACCTGCTGATGGACCCGGCGCTGTGGCAGAGCATGGTCGACCAGCAGTACCGGCTGCTGACCGCGCTGGACCGCTGGATCGAGCAGCTGGAGCGCAGCCACGAGACACGGACGGCCGCCGGGATCAAGGCCGGTGAGGCGGTCCGCGCGCAGGCCGACCAGACCCTGCTGGCGTCCATCGGCCGGCGCTCGCCGCGCCGGACGACGGCCGCCGACACCGACGCCACCTACGCGGCCTGCGCGCTGGTCGCCGAGGCGTCCGGGATCACCCTCGCCGAGCCCGCCCGGGGCGGCGCGGAGAGCGAGCGCCTCGACCCGGTCGAGCGGGTGGCACTCGCCTCCCGCGTGCGCACGAGGGCCGTACGGCTGGACGGGCGCTGGTGGCGGGAGAACGTGGGCCCGCTGGTCGGGCACCGGGCGCTGTCCGGGGCGCCGGTGGCGCTGCTGTGGCGGCGCGGCGGCTATGCGGCCGTGCATCCGGGGACCGGGCGTGAGACGCCGGTGGAGAAGGAGAACGCCGAGGAGTTCGAGGCGCGCGCGGTGATGTTCTACCGGCCGCTGCCCGAGCGGCGGCTCGGGCCGCTCGGGCTGCTGCGGTTCAGCCTGCGCGGCACCCGCGGCGACGTGCTGCGGCTCCTGCTGGCGGGGCTGGTGACGGTGGCGATCGGCGCGCTGGTGCCGGTCGCCACCGGCAAGGTCCTCGGGGAGTACGTGCCGAAGGCGCAGCAGGACCTCATCGTCCAGGTGTGCCTGGCGGTGATGGTGAGCGGGGTGGTGTCGGCCGCGTTCACGCTGCTGGAGAACCTGACGATCTTGCGGCTGGAGGGCCGTATCGAGGCGGCGCTCCAGCCGGCCGTCTGGGACCGGTTGCTGCGCCTGCCCACCCGGTTCTTCACGCAGCGCTCGACGGGTGAACTGGCCAGCGCCGCCATGGGCATCAGCGCGATCCGCCGGCTGCTCGCGGGCGTCGGCCCGGTGGTCGCCCAGTCGGTGACGGTCGGCGCGATGAACCTGGGCCTGCTGTTCTGGTACAGCGCGCCGCTGGCGCTGGCGGCGATCGGCATGCTCGTCGTCATCGGGGGCGTCTTCCTGGGACTCGGGCTGTGGCAGGTGCGCTGGCAGCGGCGGCTGGTGGTGCTCGGCAACAAGCTGAACAACCAGGCGTTCCAGACGCTGCGGGGCCTGCCGAAGCTGCGGGTCGCGGCGGCGGAGAACTACGCGTACGCGGCCTGGGCCCGGCAGTTCGCGCACAGCAGGGAGCTGCAGCAGAAGGTCGGCCGGATCAAGAACCTCACCACCGTGCTGGGCGCGGTCTATCTGCCGGTGTGCACGCTGGCGATGTTCATGCTGCTGGCGGGTCCGGCGCAGGGCACGATGTCGGCGGCGGCGTTCCTCACCTTCAACACGTCGGTGACGATGGTGCTGACCTCGGTCACCCAGCTCACCGGCTCGTTCGTGTCGGCGGTGGCCGCGCTGCCGCTGTTCGAGGAGATCAGGCCGGTCCTGGACGCCACGCCCGAGGTGCGCACGGCCAGCACCCGGCCCGGTCCGCTGTCGGGCGCGCTGGAGGCGCGGCGGCTGTCGTTCCGGTACGCCGACGACGGCCCGCTCGTCCTGGACGACGTGTCCTTCGCGGTCCGCCCGGGCGAGTTCGTGGCGATCGTCGGCCCGAGCGGCTGCGGCAAGTCGACCCTGTTGCGGCTGCTGATCGGCTTCGACAAG
Coding sequences within it:
- a CDS encoding NHLP family bacteriocin export ABC transporter peptidase/permease/ATPase subunit; translation: MTAAQETGGRRRAAPAKRQVPRPRGRAVRTPTVLQMEAVECGAASLAMVLGHYGRHVPLEELRIACGVSRDGSRASNLLKAARGYGLTAKGMQMDLAALAEVRGPAILFWEFNHYVVYDGMGRRFGRRGVYVNDPAKGRRFVPMEEFDGSFTGVVLVLEPGDSFTRGGRRPGVLGAMPARLRGTAGALPAAVLASLLLVGVGAALPALSRTYIDLFLLGGQTSLLGVLFASMATCVLLTLALTWLQQANLLHGRIISSTLSSARFLRHLLRLPVTFFAQRSPADLVQRLQSNDQVAETLARDLAAAGVDAIVVVLYAVLLYTYDPQLTFLGIGVALLNVVAMRIAVRLRATRTAKLRADTARLTNTSYTGLQLIETMKATGGEDGYFRKWAGQHATTLEEQQRLGVPSAWLGVVAPTLATFNSALILWIGGMRAVEGHISVGLLVAFQALVTRFTAPLTRLNGVAGRIQDFAADVARLKDVENFQADPLYARPGAGDSTRRLHGHVELENIAFGYSPLDQPLLTGFDLTVGPGQQVALVGGSGSGKSTVSRLISGLYTPWDGVIRIDGRRLEDIPRGALAASVSFVDQDVFLFEGSVRDNVALWDPSVPDEAVVEALRDAALYDVVTRRPGGIHSPVEQDGRNFSGGQRQRLEIARALVRRPSILVLDEVTSALDAETEQVVMDNLRRRGCACVVIAHRLSTVRDSDEIVVLQHGTVVERGRHEELVARGGAYAALVRER
- a CDS encoding HlyD family efflux transporter periplasmic adaptor subunit, translating into MQFRQQALAKLQSPEELDLPVRLARPQGWLALAVTVVVMAAATVWALTGSVASTVSAPAVLTHGQGSYVLQSPVSGQVTAVLAQQGERLAAGAPVVKVRTAQGDSMVRTVAAGRVTALAATIGQIVRTGTAVAAVEKVAHASDPLYATVYVPAENAASIPAHAAVDLTVPSVSTQRYGVLRGHVKSVDRAAQSAQSISAFLGDSQLGEQFTRKGRPVAVLVSLDRSASTKSGYRWSSADGPPYRLDSMTLASGSVKLADQRPVDWLLP
- a CDS encoding type A2 lantipeptide; the protein is MNSTPQVETAEISDAALDGISGGLSVNALNTATGALNGVAPVAGLADTLVGTVEGVTGLNVQPVTNLVAGL
- a CDS encoding NHLP bacteriocin export ABC transporter permease/ATPase subunit; the protein is MTSVQEGYDGDLVLGALGALGTRVDCAGFTRVDLEGPQVLWLVAAGALDLFAVDAAEQGHWHHLGRLEAGALLLGPVAGPRHTLVARPVRDCVLHRVNLRELYQPAHTQTWSYDEYGNPQYVPPATSPLEYAVALGVGRGLSVLFQAPMAEERTAAPSDDDVFWMQVPPGSVQYGSVYGAEAAADLLMDPALWQSMVDQQYRLLTALDRWIEQLERSHETRTAAGIKAGEAVRAQADQTLLASIGRRSPRRTTAADTDATYAACALVAEASGITLAEPARGGAESERLDPVERVALASRVRTRAVRLDGRWWRENVGPLVGHRALSGAPVALLWRRGGYAAVHPGTGRETPVEKENAEEFEARAVMFYRPLPERRLGPLGLLRFSLRGTRGDVLRLLLAGLVTVAIGALVPVATGKVLGEYVPKAQQDLIVQVCLAVMVSGVVSAAFTLLENLTILRLEGRIEAALQPAVWDRLLRLPTRFFTQRSTGELASAAMGISAIRRLLAGVGPVVAQSVTVGAMNLGLLFWYSAPLALAAIGMLVVIGGVFLGLGLWQVRWQRRLVVLGNKLNNQAFQTLRGLPKLRVAAAENYAYAAWARQFAHSRELQQKVGRIKNLTTVLGAVYLPVCTLAMFMLLAGPAQGTMSAAAFLTFNTSVTMVLTSVTQLTGSFVSAVAALPLFEEIRPVLDATPEVRTASTRPGPLSGALEARRLSFRYADDGPLVLDDVSFAVRPGEFVAIVGPSGCGKSTLLRLLIGFDKPVSGSVLYDGQDLAALDQSAVRRQCGVVLQHAQPFTGSILDVICGTEPYTPEEAMAAAELAGLAEDIRRMPMGLHTIVSGSGAVSGGQRQRLMIAQALIRRPRILFFDEATSALDNDTQRTVIDSTRKLNATRIVIAHRLSTVLDADRVVVMEDGRVVQQGPPADLLADTGGRLHELVRRQLA